A DNA window from Camelina sativa cultivar DH55 chromosome 13, Cs, whole genome shotgun sequence contains the following coding sequences:
- the LOC104737124 gene encoding uncharacterized protein LOC104737124 gives MKCRSVACLWSQAPPSHRVTATAALTNLATLYTGGSDGSIIWWSISSSSESNSEVKPIAMLCGHTATIVDLAVCDPTTTVSGNGVTSDCTDSSNVDPFVNCSALISACTDGVLCVWSRSSGHCRRRRKLPPWVGSPSILCTLPSEPRYVCVGCSYIDTHSADTVDGPESLADSDFQNRKPSRCTVVVVDTYTLTIVHTVFHGNLSIGYLNFMGVVQLEEQELLLMADSYGRMQLVPVSENSEKGEDVSEPSKGSTLSRNWLNEGEIAISVITRGNLVAFFSKNRGVFWLLNSEEAIGEISFVDSSLCSENCSSNFQFKEAMILYSSTSTIEGDGDDRISENFVLWDESGSAVLFVMSYIDGAFTYKNLGEIVTAPDRHSVKSTFCFVQLRQCLLRVESTCCDIKQPSQWRPHITVWSLCLGKGSEKEFQRKLLGEGSYFADWISNSCLDTEGSVSAENGVSHSGTQCSTESDVQTSVSDNGQCVSSSMVISENMYVPYVVVYGFFSGEIEIAKFDFLHGLDSPASSPRSDTDPFVYRQRLLGHTGSVLCLAAHRMFRDTNGCNSSHVLISGSMDCTIRIWDLESGNVVMIMHHHVAPVRQIILAPARTERPWSNCFLSVGDDSCVALSSLETLRVERMFPGHPNYPTKVVWDGTRGYIACLFRSLSRKSDPVDVLYIWDVKTGARERVLHGAASHSMFDYFCAGISEKSHSGAVLNGNTSVSSLLFPVDEERKPFYLKNYERAASLSTSKPSASQEKTREESSGASSLLQSIRYAPINCTCPFPGISTLTFDLSSLAVSCQTHENSDMHKMLEEKNDKTTIQQMTSNDKSPVQKTLDNPAEVVHMDKTIGEYLIRFSLSFLHLWGIDSELDQMLVAHLKLKRPESFTVTSGLQGDKGSLTLAFPGLSATLELWKSSSEFSALRSVMMVSLAQCMISLSHSTATYSSNLAAFYTRNLAEKYPPLLQLLVTFWQDNSEQVRMAARSLFHHTASLAIPLPLCSDHASEHAKLVRSLSGISLNEPKILSTGEEHPANSLDSEHINQAQRLSQAEEAELLSWLESFEMQDWISCVGGTSQDAMAAHIIVAAALSIWYPSLVKPGLAMLVVHKLLNLVMAMSEKYSSTAAELLSEGMETTWKPWIGPDIPRIVSDIFFQIECVSSSAGAHQAVPSSIEETLVEVLLPSLAMADVLGFLSIIESQIWSTASDSPVHVVSLRTLIRVVRAAPRNLVLHLEKVVNFVLQTMDPSNTVMRKTCLQTSMATLREIVRVFPMVILNDSSTRLAIGDAITEINNTRIRIYDMQSMTKIRVLDASGPPGLPNFLRGASESAVTTAISALSFSRDGEGLVAFSENGLMIRWWSLGSVWWEKLSRSLTPVQCTKLIFIHPWEGFSSNSSRTSVISSITSDEEELALQENSKNISHAERLKQLVHHLDLSYRLEWASERKVVLTRHGVELGTCLL, from the exons ATGAAGTGCCGATCCGTGGCGTGCCTATGGTCTCAAGCGCCTCCATCTCATCGAGTCACCGCCACAGCCGCTCTGACCAATCTAGCAACTCTTTATACCGGTGGATCTGATGGGTCAATCATTTGGTGGAGCATCTCGTCGTCCTCCGAGTCCAATTCG GAGGTTAAACCGATTGCTATGTTGTGTGGCCATACTGCAACAATAGTGGATCTTGCTGTTTGTGATCCTACTACTACGGTTTCAGGGAATGGGGTTACATCAGATTGTACAGATAGTAGTAATGTGGATCCCTTTGTTAACTGTTCTGCACTGATTAGTGCTTGTACTGATGGTGTGCTGTGCGTTTGGAGTAGAAGTAGCGGGCACTGTAGGAGACGAAGAAAGTTACCTCCTTGGGTGGGAAGTCCATCGATTTTGTGCACTTTGCCATCAGAGCCTAGATATGTATGTGTTGGATGTTCTTATATCGATACTCATTCTGCTGATACTGTTGATGGGCCTGAGTCTTTAGCAGATAGTGATTTTCAGAACAGAAAACCGTCGAGATGCACTGTGGTGGTGGTTGATACTTATACTCTTACGATCGTTCATACAGTTTTCCATGGGAATTTATCTATTGGTTATTTGAATTTCATGGGTGTGGTTCAGTTGGAGGAGCAGGAGTTGTTGCTCATGGCAGATTCATATGGTAGGATGCAGTTGGTTCCAGTGTCAGAGAACTCTGAGAAGGGTGAAGATGTATCTGAACCAAGCAAAGGCTCAACCCTGTCCAGAAACTGGTTGAATGAAGGGGAGATAGCTATATCAGTAATAACTCGAGGGAATCTTGTTGCTTTTTTCTCAAAGAATAGGGGTGTCTTTTGGTTGTTGAATAGCGAGGAGGCAATAGGAGAGATATCTTTCGTTGACAGTTCTCTGTGTTCTGAAAATTGTTCTTCAAATTTTCAGTTCAAAGAAGCAATGATACTTTACTCTAGTACGTCAACTATCGAAGGTGATGGAGATGATAGAATTTCTGAAAATTTTGTGCTGTGGGATGAAAGTGGTTCTGCTGTGCTGTTTGTTATGTCATATATAGATGGAGCTTTTACATATAAAAACCTGGGTGAGATTGTTACTGCCCCTGATAGGCATTCAGTGAAatcaacattttgttttgtacaGTTGAGGCAGTGTCTTCTTCGCGTTGAGTCTACCTGTTGTGATATTAAACAACCTTCTCAGTGGAGGCCTCATATAACCGTCTGGTCACTATGCCTAGGAAAAGGTAGTGAAAAAGAATTTCAACGCAAATTGCTTGGAGAAGGCTCCTATTTTGCTGATTGGATTTCAAACTCTTGTTTAGATACTGAAGGCTCGGTTAGTGCAGAAAATGGTGTTTCTCATTCAGGAACTCAATGCAGTACCGAAAGTGATGTACAAACCTCTGTTAGTGACAATGGGCAGTGCGTGTCATCGTCCATGGTTATTTCTGAGAACATGTATGTCCCATATGTTGTTGTCTATGGTTTCTTTAGTGGTGAGATAGAAATTgcaaagtttgattttcttcatGGACTTGATTCACCTGCTTCAAGCCCGAGATCAGACACTGATCCTTTCGTCTATAGACAGCGTCTATTGGGGCATACAGGATCTGTTCTATGCTTAGCAGCGCATCGAATGTTTAGGGATACAAATGGATGTAATTCTTCTCATGTTTTGATCTCCGGAAGTATGGACTGTACCATCCGCATTTGGGATCTCGAAAGCGGAAATGTAGTCATGATCATGCACCATCATGTTGCTCCGGTGCGCCAGATCATTTTAGCACCAGCTCGAACAGAACGACCGTGGAGCAATTGCTTTCTATCTGTTGGGGATGATTCATGTGttgctctttcttctcttgagaCTTTGCGGGTCGAAAGGATGTTTCCTGGGCACCCAAACTATCCTACAAAAGTCGTTTGGGATGGTACAAGAGGCTACATTGCATGTCTTTTCCGCTCCCTTTCGAGAAAATCAGACCCAGTTGATGTCTTGTACATTTGGGATGTGAAGACAGGTGCTAGAGAACGTGTCCTCCATGGGGCAGCTTCACATTCCATGTTTGATTATTTCTGCGCAGGCATCAGTGAGAAATCTCATTCTGGCGCTGTGTTAAATGGAAATacatcagtttcttctttgctttttccaGTAGACGAAGAGAGGAAACCGTTTTATTTGAAGAACTACGAGCGAGCAGCCTCTTTATCAACATCAAAACCAAGTGCTTCCCAGGAAAAGACTAGAGAAGAGAGTTCTGGCGCTTCGTCTCTTCTCCAAAGCATTAGATACGCTCCCATCAATTGCACTTGCCCATTCCCTGGAATATCTACTTTGACTTTCGATCTTTCGTCTTTAGCAGTTTCTTGTCAAACACATGAAAACTCTGATATGCATAAGATGCTAGAAGAGAAGAATGATAAGACAACTATCCAGCAGATGACTTCAAATGACAAGTCTCCTGTCCAGAAGACTTTAGATAACCCTGCAGAAGTTGTTCACATGGACAAGACAATTGGGGAATATCTAATTCGATTTAGTTTATCCTTTCTGCATTTGTGGGGTATAGATTCTGAACTTGATCAAATGCTAGTAGCACATCTAAAGCTAAAAAGACCAGAGAGTTTTACTGTAACCTCCGGTTTGCAGGGGGACAAAGGGTCATTGACATTAGCATTTCCGGGTTTGAGTGCAACACTTGAG CTCTGGAAATCATCTTCGGAGTTTTCTGCTTTGAGGTCAGTGATGATGGTGTCGCTTGCTCAGTGCATGATAAGTCTGTCACATTCCACTGCCACATATAGCAG taACTTAGCAGCATTCTACACACGAAATCTGGCAGAGAAATATCCACCATTACTCCAG CTTTTGGTAACTTTCTGGCAAGATAACAGCGAACAAGTCCGTATGGCTGCTCGGTCTTTATTCCACCACACGGCTTCTTTAGCAATACCTCTTCCATTATGCAGTGATCACGCATCTGAACACGCCAAATTGGTGAGATCCCTGTCTGGAATCAGTCTGAACGAACCTAAAATTCTTAGCACAGGGGAAGAACACCCCGCAAACAGTCTCGACTCTGAGCATATCAATCAAGCTCAACGACTTTCTCAGGCTGAGGAGGCAGAACTACTCTCCTGGCTTGAATCTTTTGAAATGCAAGATTGGATTTCTTGCGTTGGGGGAACAAGTCAGGACGCAATGGCAGCTCACATCATTGTTGCAGCTGCCTTATCAATCTGGTACCCAAGCCTAGTAAAACCTGGTCTAGCCATGCTAGTCGTCCACAAATTGTTGAACCTGGTTATGGCCATGAGTGAGAAATACAGTTCGACTGCGGCGGAGCTTCTCTCAGAAGGAATGGAGACTACATGGAAACCATGGATCGGACCTGACATTCCTCGGATAGTTTCAGACATATTTTTCCAGATAGAGTGTGTCAGTTCCTCAGCCGGAGCACATCAAGCGGTACCATCGTCTATAGAGGAGACTCTGGTCGAAGTTCTTCTTCCAAGTTTAGCCATGGCAGATGTTCTTGGCTTTCTTAGCATAATAGAGAGCCAAATATGGTCAACCGCTTCTGATTCTCCTGTTCATGTAGTATCTCTCAGAACTCTCATCAGAGTAGTCCGTGCTGCTCCGAGAAATCTGGTGCTGCATCTTGAGAAG GTAGTTAATTTTGTTCTTCAAACAATGGACCCAAGCAACACTGTCATGCGTAAAACTTGCTTGCAAACCTCAATGGCTACGCTGAGAGAAATTGTACGTGTATTTCCAATGGTAATCTTAAACGATTCATCAACAAGGTTAGCAATTGGGGATGCTATCACAGAGATCAACAATACCCGTATCCGCATATATGACATGCAAAG TATGACAAAAATAAGGGTTTTGGATGCAAGTGGACCTCCGGGTCTTCCAAATTTTCTGAGAGGAGCTTCAGAATCTGCTGTAACAACAGCTATATCAGCTCTCAGCTTTTCACGAGATGGAGAG GGTTTGGTTGCGTTTTCAGAAAACGGTTTGATGATCAGATGGTGGTCACTAGGATCAGTTTGGTGGGAAAAACTAAGCCGAAGCCTCACACCAGTTCAATGCACAAAACTGATATTTATTCATCCATGGGAGGGATTTTCATCGAACTCTTCTCGGACAAGTGTGATCTCAAGCATCACAAGCGACGAAGAAGAACTTGCTCTTCAG GAAAACTCAAAGAACATAAGCCACGCAGAGCGGCTAAAGCAGCTTGTTCACCATCTTGACCTCTCTTATCGCCTAGAATGGGCCAGTGAACGCAAAGTAGTTCTAACAAGACACGGTGTTGAGTTGGGCACTTGCTTATTGTAA
- the LOC104737125 gene encoding 1-aminocyclopropane-1-carboxylate synthase 6-like, producing MVSLATEKKQDLNLLSRIASGDGHGENSSYFDGWKAYEANPFHPIDRPDGVIQMGLAENQLCGDLMRQWVIEHPEASICTEQGVNQFSDIAIYQDYHGLPEFRQAVAKFMEKTRNNRVKFDPDRIVMSGGATGAHETVAFCLANPGDGFLVPTPYYPGFDRDLRWRTGVNLVPVTCHSSDGFKITVKALEDAYEKARLSNIPVKGLLMTNPSNPLGTTLDWECLKSLVNFTNEKRIHLIADEIYAATTFGQSEFISVAEVIEEIEDCNRDLIHIVYSLSKDMGLPGFRVGIVYSYNDRVVQIARKMSSFGLVSSQTQRLIGKMLSDEDFVEEFIRESKLRLAARHKELTTGLDGLGIGWLKAEAGLFLWMDLRNLLKTATFDSETELWRVIVHQVKLNVSPGGSFHCHEPGWFRVCFANMDHKTMETALERIRVFTSQLEEETKPMAAATMMAKKKKKCWQSNLRLSFSDKRRFDDGFFSPHSPVTPSPLVRAQT from the exons atggtatctTTAGCaacagagaagaagcaagatCTTAACCTATTGTCTAGAATCGCATCCGGTGACGGCCACGGCGAGAACTCTTCTTATTTCGATGGTTGGAAAGCTTATGAAGCGAACCCATTTCACCCAATTGATAGACCTGATGGTGTTATCCAAATGGGTCTCGCTGAAAATCAG CTTTGTGGTGATTTGATGCGTCAATGGGTTATAGAACATCCAGAAGCTTCGATTTGTACAGAACAAGGTGTGAATCAGTTCAGTGACATTGCAATCTACCAGGATTATCATGGCTTACCTGAATTCAGACAA GCTGTAGCGAAATTTATGGAGAAGACAAGAAACAACAGAGTTAAGTTTGATCCTGACCGGATCGTTATGAGCGGTGGCGCAACCGGAGCACACGAGACGGTTGCTTTCTGTTTAGCTAATCCTGGTGATGGTTTCTTAGTACCAACTCCTTATTATCCAGG GTTTGATAGAGATTTGAGATGGAGAACCGGAGTGAATCTTGTACCTGTTACTTGTCATAGCTCTGATGGGTTTAAGATCACGGTGAAAGCTTTGGAAGATGCGTATGAAAAGGCGCGGTTATCGAATATTCCGGTTAAGGGTTTGCTCATGACGAATCCTTCGAATCCGCTTGGTACGACGTTAGACTGGGAATGTTTGAAGTCTCTTGTTAACTTCACTAATGAGAAAAGGATTCATCTTATCGCGGATGAGATCTACGCTGCAACTACTTTTGGTCAATCTGAGTTTATAAGTGTTGCTGAAGTGATCGAGGAGATTGAAGATTGTAACCGTGATTTGATTCATATTGTGTACAGTTTATCCAAAGACATGGGGCTGCCCGGTTTTAGAGTTGGTATAGTATACTCTTACAATGACCGGGTGGTTCAGATCGCGAGGAAAATGTCgagtttcggtttggtttcgtcgcaaacgcagcgtttgatcGGTAAAATGTTGTCTGATGAAGACTTTGTCGAGGAGTTCATCCGCGAGAGCAAATTGCGTTTAGCTGCAAGACACAAAGAGTTAACCACCGGTTTAGATGGTTTAGGAATTGGTTGGTTAAAAGCCGAAGCCGGTTTGTTCTTATGGATGGATTTAAGAAATCTCTTGAAGACAGCTACATTTGATTCGGAAACCGAACTATGGCGCGTGATCGTGCACCAGGTGAAGCTGAACGTGTCTCCTGGAGGTTCGTTCCATTGCCACGAACCGGGATGGTTCAGAGTGTGTTTTGCGAACATGGACCACAAGACTATGGAGACAGCTCTAGAGAGGATTAGAGTGTTCACTAGTCAACTCGAGGAGGAGACTAAACCGATGGCTGCAGCAACTATGAtggctaagaagaagaagaagtgttggCAGAGTAACCTCAGGTTAAGCTTTAGTGATAAAAGGCGGTTCGATGATGGCTTCTTCTCGCCTCATTCACCTGTGACGCCTTCTCCGCTAGTCCGTGCACAGACTTAA
- the LOC104737127 gene encoding peroxidase 39-like, whose translation MARFRLALVMILVILGSVSFSEAQLKMGFYGKTCPNAEKIVQDVVNQHINNAPSLAAGLIRMHFHDCFVRGCDGSILINATSSNQQVEKLAPPNLTVRGFDFIDKVKSALESKCPGIVSCADIITLATRDSIVAIGGPTWNVPTGRRDGRISNFAEARNNIPPPFGNFTTLITLFANQGLDVKDLVLLSGAHTIGVSHCSSFSNRLFNFTGVGDEDPSLDSEYAANLKSRRCLSLADNTTKVEMDPGSRNTFDLSYFKLVLKRRGLFESDAALTMNPAALAQVRRFAGGSEQDFFSEFSKAMEKMGRIGVKTGSAGEIRRTCAFVN comes from the exons ATGGCGAGATTCAGGTTAGCTCTTGTAATGATTCTTGTGATTCTAGGATCTGTGAGCTTTTCAGAAGCTCAACTGAAGATGGGATTCTACGGCAAAACTTGCCCTAACGCAGAGAAGATTGTACAAGATGTTGTCAACCAACATATCAACAACGCACCTTCTTTGGCTGCTGGCCTTATTAGGATGCATTTCCACGATTGCTTCGTTCGG GGTTGTGATGGTTCCATCTTGATCAACGCGACATCGAGCAACCAACAAGTCGAGAAGCTTGCTCCTCCGAATCTAACTGTTAGAGGTTTCGACTTCATTGATAAAGTAAAGTCTGCTTTAGAATCAAAATGCCCTGGAATCGTCTCGTGCGCCGATATCATCACCCTCGCAACTAGAGACTCTATTGTTGCTATT GGTGGACCAACATGGAATGTTCCAACTGGACGTAGAGACGGACGTATCTCTAACTTTGCCGAGGCTAGAAACAATATTCCTCCTCCTTTCGGAAACTTCACGACTTTGATAACCCTCTTTGCAAACCAAGGCCTTGATGTTAAAGACCTCGTCTTGTTATCCG GTGCGCACACGATTGGAGTGTCTCATTGCTCATCCTTCTCAAACCGTCTCTTCAATTTCACCGGTGTTGGAGACGAAGACCCATCGCTAGACAGCGAATATGCCGCCAATCTCAAGTCACGGAGATGTTTATCTCTCGCTGACAATACAACAAAGGTCGAAATGGATCCCGGTAGTAGAAACACCTTCGATCTTAGCTACTTCAAGCTTGTCCTGAAACGTCGTGGGCTTTTCGAGTCTGACGCTGCATTAACTATGAATCCTGCAGCGTTGGCTCAGGTCAGACGTTTCGCGGGAGGATCGGAGCAAGATTTCTTTAGTGAGTTCTCGAAGGCTATGGAGAAAATGGGAAGGATTGGTGTCAAAACCGGGTCAGCTGGGGAGATCCGTAGAACATGTGCATTTGTTAATTGA